The following proteins are co-located in the Mesorhizobium sp. M1E.F.Ca.ET.045.02.1.1 genome:
- the pdhA gene encoding pyruvate dehydrogenase (acetyl-transferring) E1 component subunit alpha, translated as MATAARKAPAKSKSKSDGKSPNLSAPKPAEFTKEEELSAYRHMLLIRRFEEKAGQLYGMGFIGGFCHLYIGQEAVVTGMKMALIEGDQMITAYRDHGHMLAMELSPRGVMAELTGRRGGLSKGKGGSMHMFSKEKHFYGGHGIVGAQVSLGTGLAFANRYRENKNVSLTYFGDGAANQGQVYESFNMASLWKLPVIFIIENNRYAMGTSVSRSSAETDFSHRGASFKIPGIQVDGMDVRAVKSAAELATEWCRAGNGPLILEMQTYRYRGHSMSDPAKYRSKEEVQKMRSEHDPIEQVRVRLLDKKWASEDELKAIDKEVRDIVADAAEFAQNDAEPDPSELWTDIVL; from the coding sequence ATGGCCACCGCCGCCAGAAAAGCGCCTGCCAAATCCAAATCCAAATCCGACGGCAAATCGCCGAACCTTTCCGCACCAAAGCCAGCCGAATTCACCAAGGAAGAAGAGCTTTCCGCCTACCGGCACATGCTGCTCATCCGCCGCTTCGAGGAGAAGGCCGGCCAGCTCTACGGCATGGGCTTCATCGGCGGCTTCTGCCACCTCTATATCGGTCAGGAAGCCGTCGTCACCGGCATGAAGATGGCGCTGATCGAAGGCGATCAGATGATCACCGCCTACCGCGACCACGGCCACATGCTGGCGATGGAGCTTTCGCCGCGCGGCGTCATGGCCGAGCTCACCGGGCGCCGCGGCGGCCTGTCGAAAGGCAAGGGCGGCTCCATGCACATGTTCTCCAAGGAGAAGCATTTCTACGGCGGCCACGGCATCGTCGGCGCGCAGGTGTCTCTGGGCACCGGGCTCGCCTTCGCCAACCGCTATCGTGAGAACAAGAATGTCTCGCTGACCTATTTCGGTGACGGCGCCGCCAACCAGGGCCAGGTCTACGAGAGCTTCAACATGGCTTCGCTGTGGAAGCTGCCGGTGATCTTCATCATCGAGAACAACCGCTACGCCATGGGCACGTCCGTGTCGCGCTCGTCCGCCGAGACCGATTTCTCGCATCGCGGCGCATCCTTCAAGATCCCCGGCATCCAGGTCGACGGCATGGATGTCCGCGCCGTAAAGTCGGCCGCCGAGCTCGCCACCGAATGGTGCCGCGCCGGAAACGGGCCGCTGATCCTCGAAATGCAGACCTACCGCTATCGCGGCCACTCGATGTCCGATCCGGCGAAGTACCGTTCCAAGGAGGAAGTGCAGAAGATGCGCTCGGAGCACGACCCGATCGAGCAGGTCAGGGTGCGGCTGCTCGACAAGAAGTGGGCGAGCGAGGACGAGCTCAAGGCCATCGACAAGGAAGTCCGCGACATCGTCGCCGACGCCGCCGAATTCGCCCAGAACGACGCCGAGCCGGATCCGTCCGAGCTCTGGACCGACATCGTACTCTAA
- a CDS encoding septum formation initiator family protein, whose translation MWTRQHKKRNTGRLIIPSLCVLFLTYFGFHAYHGEFGIYSKYRLQAQAAELQAQLDAVKARRVDFERRVQLLHEGTLEKDMLDEQARKALNLSQPDEITIMLPASTK comes from the coding sequence ATGTGGACACGTCAGCACAAGAAGAGAAACACCGGCCGGCTGATCATTCCGTCGTTGTGCGTGCTGTTCCTGACCTATTTCGGCTTCCATGCCTATCATGGCGAATTCGGCATCTATTCCAAGTATCGGCTGCAGGCCCAGGCGGCCGAACTGCAGGCCCAGCTCGACGCGGTCAAGGCGCGCCGGGTCGATTTCGAGCGCCGCGTCCAGCTCCTCCATGAAGGCACGCTGGAAAAGGACATGCTTGACGAACAGGCTCGAAAGGCGCTCAATCTCTCGCAGCCCGACGAAATCACCATCATGCTGCCTGCCTCGACGAAATAA
- the eno gene encoding phosphopyruvate hydratase: MTAIIDIVGREILDSRGNPTVEVDVVLEDGSMGRAAVPSGASTGAHEAVEVRDGGPRYLGKGVERAVEAVNGELFEAIGGMEAENQIHIDQTMIELDGTPNKSRLGANAILGVSLAVAKAAADAAGLPLYRYVGGTKAHVLPVPMMNIINGGAHADNPIDFQEFMILPVGAPTLRDGVRWGSEIFHTLRKKLKDAGHNTNVGDEGGFAPNLKSAPSALDFIMESIEKAGFKPGEDVALGLDCAATEFFKDGNYVYEGEKKTRDPKAQAKYLAKLASDYPIITIEDGLAEDDWEGWKILTDLIGTKTQLVGDDLFVTNTARLRDGIRMGVANSILVKVNQIGSLTETLDAVETAHKAGYTAVMSHRSGETEDSTIADLAVATNCGQIKTGSLSRSDRMAKYNQLIRIEEELGRQARYAGKSVIKG, from the coding sequence ATGACCGCCATCATCGACATTGTCGGGCGTGAAATCCTGGACAGCCGTGGAAATCCGACCGTTGAGGTCGACGTGGTGCTGGAAGACGGCTCGATGGGCCGCGCCGCGGTGCCGTCCGGCGCCTCGACCGGCGCGCACGAGGCGGTCGAAGTACGCGACGGCGGACCGCGCTATCTCGGCAAGGGCGTCGAGCGCGCCGTCGAGGCGGTGAACGGCGAGCTGTTCGAGGCGATCGGCGGCATGGAGGCCGAGAACCAGATCCATATCGACCAGACGATGATCGAGCTCGACGGCACGCCGAACAAGAGCCGCCTCGGCGCCAACGCCATCCTCGGCGTGTCGCTGGCGGTTGCCAAGGCTGCCGCGGATGCCGCCGGCCTGCCGCTCTACCGCTATGTCGGCGGCACCAAGGCGCATGTCCTGCCGGTGCCGATGATGAACATCATCAATGGCGGCGCCCACGCCGACAATCCGATCGACTTTCAGGAATTCATGATCCTGCCGGTCGGCGCGCCGACGCTGCGCGACGGCGTGCGCTGGGGCTCCGAGATCTTCCACACGCTGCGCAAGAAGCTGAAGGACGCCGGCCACAACACCAATGTCGGCGACGAGGGCGGCTTCGCCCCCAACCTGAAGAGCGCGCCGTCGGCGCTCGATTTCATCATGGAATCGATCGAGAAGGCCGGCTTCAAGCCGGGCGAGGACGTAGCCCTCGGCCTCGATTGCGCCGCGACCGAGTTCTTCAAGGACGGCAACTACGTCTATGAGGGCGAGAAGAAGACGCGCGATCCGAAAGCGCAGGCGAAATACCTTGCCAAGCTCGCCTCCGACTATCCAATCATCACCATCGAGGACGGCCTTGCCGAGGACGACTGGGAAGGCTGGAAGATACTGACCGACCTGATCGGCACGAAGACCCAGCTTGTCGGCGACGACCTCTTCGTCACCAACACGGCGCGGCTGCGCGACGGCATCCGCATGGGCGTCGCCAATTCGATCCTGGTCAAGGTCAACCAGATCGGCTCGCTGACCGAGACGCTCGACGCCGTCGAGACCGCGCACAAGGCGGGCTATACCGCCGTCATGTCGCACCGCTCGGGCGAGACCGAGGATTCGACCATCGCCGACCTCGCCGTCGCCACCAATTGCGGACAGATCAAGACCGGCTCGCTGTCGCGCTCGGACCGCATGGCCAAGTACAACCAGCTCATCCGGATCGAGGAGGAGCTCGGCAGGCAGGCGCGCTACGCGGGCAAGTCGGTGATCAAAGGCTGA
- a CDS encoding PRC-barrel domain-containing protein → MTTPSGHTEAIAASRVIGTSVYNTAGDSIGSIEDVMLDKMSNGIMFAVIGFGGFLGMGEKYHAVPWATLDYDEDRGGYVVPFTKDQLKAAPAYSIKELTGADGEAARDASFQYYHVKPYWH, encoded by the coding sequence ATGACCACCCCGTCTGGGCATACCGAAGCCATTGCCGCCTCACGCGTCATCGGTACTTCGGTCTACAACACCGCCGGCGACAGCATCGGCAGCATCGAGGATGTCATGCTCGACAAGATGTCGAACGGCATCATGTTCGCTGTGATTGGCTTCGGCGGCTTTCTCGGCATGGGCGAGAAATATCATGCCGTTCCGTGGGCGACGCTCGACTATGACGAAGATAGAGGCGGCTATGTCGTGCCGTTCACCAAGGACCAGCTCAAGGCGGCGCCGGCCTACTCGATCAAGGAGCTGACCGGCGCCGATGGCGAAGCAGCCCGCGATGCGTCCTTCCAATACTATCACGTAAAGCCTTACTGGCATTGA
- a CDS encoding dodecin family protein: MSVARVTEITSSSNKSFQDAIENGIARAAKTLKNVEGAWIQDQKIVIENGKISAYRVNMKVTFILAD, encoded by the coding sequence ATGTCTGTCGCCCGGGTCACCGAGATCACGTCGTCGTCCAACAAAAGCTTTCAGGACGCAATCGAGAATGGCATTGCGCGCGCCGCAAAGACCCTGAAGAACGTGGAAGGCGCCTGGATCCAGGACCAGAAGATCGTGATCGAGAACGGCAAGATCTCCGCCTATCGCGTCAATATGAAGGTGACCTTCATCCTTGCCGATTAG